The Candidatus Sphingomonas colombiensis genome contains the following window.
TCAGCACGGTCATGCCGATCAGGACGGGGAGCAACACCGACAGCGCGTTCTCCGCGAAGCTCACCCCGTCCTTCAGGCCACCCCCTTCCGGGTTGGCGACCTTGTGGTTGAACATCGGGATGAACGCGGCGGAGAAGGCGCCTTCCGCGAACAGCGCGCGGAACATATTCGGCAGCCGGAATGCGATCAGGAATGCGTCCGACGCGAAACCGGCGCCGACGAAGCGCGCGAACAGCGAATCGCGCACCAGCCCCAGCACACGGCTGGCCAGCGTGAGTCCGCCGACCGAGCCGAGCGCACGGGTGAGATTCATGATCGCGACCGACGCGGGATGGCGTCAGGCGTTACCGACGTTGCCCGCTGCTTCCTGCTGCGCGCGGGCTTCGGCCTGCTGCTGATAGAGGCCGTTGAAATCGACCGGCTCGAGCAGCAGCGGCGGGAAGCCGCCATCGCGAACGGCATCGGCCACCACACGGCGCGCGAACGGGAAAAGCAGGCGCGGGCCTTCGCCGAGCAGGAACGGCTGTACCGCTTCGAGCGGCACATTGCGCAGCCCGAAGAGACCGGCATAGGAAAGCTCGACGATGAAGGCGACGGTGCCGGCGCTCTCGGCGCGAATCTCGACCTTCAGGACGACTTCATGCACTTCGTCGGCGACCTGATTCGATCCGATGTCGAACTGCACGTTGATTTCCGGCGCCTGCGGATTCTGATAGATCGCCGGGGCGTTCGGGTTTTCGAACGACAGATCCTTCACATATTGCGAGAGCAGGCCCACCTGCGGCAGCGTGTCGGCGCCATTA
Protein-coding sequences here:
- the secB gene encoding protein-export chaperone SecB yields the protein MAEQDNGVTTGGEPLPNGADTLPQVGLLSQYVKDLSFENPNAPAIYQNPQAPEINVQFDIGSNQVADEVHEVVLKVEIRAESAGTVAFIVELSYAGLFGLRNVPLEAVQPFLLGEGPRLLFPFARRVVADAVRDGGFPPLLLEPVDFNGLYQQQAEARAQQEAAGNVGNA